The Lepidochelys kempii isolate rLepKem1 chromosome 5, rLepKem1.hap2, whole genome shotgun sequence genome window below encodes:
- the GTF2H2 gene encoding general transcription factor IIH subunit 2 isoform X2, protein MRHLYVVVDGSRTMEDQDLKPNRLTCTLKLLEYFVEEYFDQNPISQIGIIVTKSKRAEKLTELSGNPRKHTTALKKAVDLTCHGEPSLYNSLNLAMQTLKHMPGHTSREVLIIFSSLTTCDPSNIYDLIKCLKAVKIRVSVIGLSAEVRVCTVLARETGGTYHVILDESHYKELLMHHISPPPASSSSECSLIRMGFPQHTIASLSDQDAKPSFSMAHLENNSDPGLTLGGYFCPQCRAKYCELPVECKICGLTLVSAPHLARSYHHLFPLDAFQEITLEEYKGERYCQGCQGEIKDQHVYICKVCQNVFCMECDLFVHDSLHCCPGCIHKDPAPLGV, encoded by the exons TTATTGGAATATTTTGTTGAAGAATACTTTGACCAAAATCCTATTAGTCAG ATTGGTATAATTGTAACTAAGAGTAAAAGAGCTGAAAAGCTGACAGAACTTTCAG GAAACCCAAGAAAGCATACAACTGCTCTGAAGAAAGCTGTAGATCTGACCTGCCATGGAGAACCATCTCTGTATAACTCTTTAAATTTGGCCATGCAGACTTTAAA GCACATGCCAGGACATACAAGCAGGGAGGTTTTGATTATCTTCAGTAGCCTGACAACATGTGATCCATCTAATATCTATGATCTAATTAAG TGCTTAAAGGCAGTTAAGATCAGAGTATCTGTCATCGGCCTATCTGCTGAAGTTCGAGTTTGTACTGTACTTGCCCGAGAAACGGGTG GAACATACCATGTAATTTTAGATGAAAGCCACTATAAGGAGCTGCTGATGCATCATATTAGCCCTCCACCTGCCAGTTCAAGTTCTGAATGCTCCCTTATTCGAATGG GGTTTCCTCAACATACCATTGCGTCTCTCTCTGATCAGGATGCTAAACCATCATTTAGCATGGC gcacttGGAAAACAACAGTGATCCAGGTCTCACGCTGGGTGGATATTTCTGTCCCCAGTGTAGAGCCAAATACTGTGAACTCCCTGTGGAATGCAAAATCTGTG GTCTTACATTAGTCTCTGCACCCCATCTGGCTCGGTCTTACCATCACCTGTTTCCTTTGGATGCCTTTCAAGAAATTACACTGGAAGAATATAAAGGAGAACG CTATTGTCAAGGCTGCCAAGGGGAGATTAAAGATCAACAT GTTTACATCTGTAAAGTCTGCCAGAATGTATTTTGTATGGAATGTGACTTATTTGTTCATGATTCTCTGCACTGCTGTCCTGGCTGCATTCACAAGGATCCTGCTCCTCTGGGTGTATGA